In Ovis aries strain OAR_USU_Benz2616 breed Rambouillet chromosome 13, ARS-UI_Ramb_v3.0, whole genome shotgun sequence, the following are encoded in one genomic region:
- the SCP2D1 gene encoding SCP2 sterol-binding domain-containing protein 1, which translates to MWKRIDHQLKIKAGDGPQAGQFKELGPGRETAVPHPLSLSEFQTVPVFEDISQHVKEVGDQLVKKVNAIFQLDITKDGKTVHQWTIDLKNGSGDTYLGPARLPADTIFTIPEPVFMELILGKMNPQKAFLAGKFKVSGKVLLGQKLERVFKDWAKW; encoded by the coding sequence ATGTGGAAGAGAATTGACCATCAGCTCAAGATCAAGGCAGGGGATGGGCCGCAGGCAGGCCAGTTCAAGGAACTGGGTCCTGGTCGGGAAACTGCCGTGCCACACCCTCTCTCACTGTCGGAATTCCAGACCGTCCCAGTGTTTGAGGACATCAGCCAGCACGTCAAAGAAGTGGGGGACCAGCTGGTGAAGAAAGTCAATGCCATCTTCCAGCTGGACATCACCAAAGATGGGAAGACTGTCCACCAGTGGACCATTGATCTGAAGAACGGCTCTGGGGACACGTATCtaggacctgccaggctcccagcAGACACCATCTTCACCATCCCCGAGCCTGTCTTCATGGAGTTGATTTTGGGCAAAATGAACCCTCAGAAGGCTTTCCTTGCCGGCAAGTTCAAAGTGAGCGGCAAAGTTCTACTTGGCCAGAAGCTGGAGAGAGTTTTCAAGGACTGGGCTAAGTGGTAA